Genomic segment of Mytilus edulis chromosome 12, xbMytEdul2.2, whole genome shotgun sequence:
gcaacccttaatgttataaatttatcccttttacatgttttatgagagatcaatataagttataatctatttgtttgtacaaaagggctcatattttctcaaagaactatatatctatctggtattaaatggtcaaaacatgtccaagaatttttgtattattcctggactttaaccatgttaacacatttactttaacagtttaataattattcaaaataagtggacccctcttttagaaaaagttgtttaaaatatgatgtaactctcctctttttgagtacaaaattctaagttttcaaaggttttgcagtggcggatccagaacttttcctaaggggggccctcgatctgactgacctaagagggggcccgctccagtcatgcttcaatggttcccaatataatcaaccaaatttttcccacgaaaaggggggcCCAGGCcaccctggatccgcctatgttttGTATATAAGAACTAAACAAATCCTTGGTCAtgttggtatttctattttcttttttctacatcagtaaaatgaccccttgtctgagggtgggttgttctcaacctgataatagcaaacacaggtcaaagtacggctttttacacagaccaaacagcaagctaaaaaggaccccaaaattattagcgtacacaattcgaacaggaaaaccaacgatctaattcaTATATCcgaacgggaaaataccaatgaacaacatcaacaaacgatgctgaacaggcccctgaatcaatcaggacaggtgcataaacatgcagtggctatggatagttttgtttcgccagcatacaatataattgcagttgaaggcaaatccttcagaagttctttgtactttattctaacaacgaatgtttgttgatagggaatataattaagggggaaagaaaccattTTTTTGTTCTTAAAAGGTATTTCTGCTGTTCtaaatttatatcggagcactcccgctttggataaataggtttcatgctaaaacaaatattctcacagatatttacacagtatggtggggtgcttttatgtttaaaatcgttatatacaggttagactgtgattttaaaaacagatgttgatatctttttagaatatttacaaaaaaaaacggtgcgggaaatggacatgattacatttcctgATGCgagaagcgggaatataaaaaaaataaaaaaattctgtcttgaaaaaaataggtgcaggcgggtccgtcgaacaaggaatcaaattggtgtggccttagattaattatttttttaattaccacTCAAGTTTTCATCTGTAACAATTCCTGCTTCTTCCCTCTCTGTAGAATTGTCTAGAAAGCAacatatttctaaaataaaaattacaattattGTTAATTTAATTAATTCACAGTAATTAATGTTAATTTGTCTTCATCTTGAGAATATGTCAGTCTAACAGGATAACCAGGTTTTTTTTCAGGCTTATTGTCAGAAAAGAGGATAAGTAGTTATTATTCTGTTTAACCACagtttatttgtgtttttctagattcaacttttaataaattttttttatttattaattctttAACATGCTGCTACAAATTCTCCAAATGATAATAAAATCTTAATTGTAGTCCATTTAGCAGTCTCTATCCATTGTTACATCTTTAATCAATATCATTTATGTACCTCTAAGTTCTCCTTTCAAATCTGTGGCAATTTGTACCTCATCTTTATGCTTTTCAATGCACCTCCTACATATACCTGTcgataaaaatacatgtacagttCAATGTAACAAATGTATGCCTATTTTTAGGAAATTAATAGACATTGGATACATGTAAATTTTCAGTATCAAAATTTATATGCATGAACATGTGTGTGCTTTTACTAGCAAATTCTGTTATCAATTTTTCTTTGGGATAGAATATGAAATGCAtgaagaaattaaagaaaaatatgttgTAAAGTCATGAATTCAAAGTTGTTCTGTTGTACAGCtagatgtacatttgtacatttatagGTCTTGCATTGTAATGTGGATGCAATTATTGATCAATTGACAAGGATTGAAATTAAATCAATTCATGAGTATTCATCTTGGTtactgtataaaatatatatgcagcAGAATTTAAACTAAAAAATTGCCAATATAAACAGAAAGTTGTGATGTACAAAAGCAATAAATTGAAcatacatgttcatgtataaCATTGTAAATTAATGCTCCTTCAATTTGAAAGCTACCACAATgctattttttcaataaacatgatatatacatgatatatacatgtagaagttgtagagttgtcttattgacacccATACCACATTGTATATGACTATATCATTTGTTGATCCGTGGACTGTAAAATTGCCATTATTGAGGTCAAAACTcttaatttggcataaaaattagaaagatcatattaaaggcaacatgtgtacttagtttcaattTATTGAACTTCAACTTAATAAAAAACTAagtcaaccaaaaactttaacctgaagtacATGAAGTACAGACAGACAGATGACGAACGGACAGATATTAATgaatggaggcacagaccagaaaaacataatgcccataaatagggcataaTAAAGGAGACATTTATCTAAATTTTGAGTTTTCATAAGatggagacattttttttttgaatatataattttcatttattacttgaaaatttattttcataagaTGAAGCTCGAGCCATATTTAAAAAGATTTGATACAGaagttaaaattcatttataataaaatatttgaattcatgCATAATGTGACAGCGTTAAtattatgtggtatgattgccaatgagacaactattcacaagagaccaaaatgacacagaaactaacaattagaGACAAcgatatggccttcaacaatgagcaaagcccatactgcatagtcaactataaaggCCTGGAAATGACAATGAAAACTCAGGgtcttatttatattaaagaatgttagcgggatccacaCTTTctccctaaccttggacagtggtaggGTATTTGTACCTGTAATATTCCAACAACAAAAGGACACGTCTTGATACAATATGAGTATGATACATATCTGAATACAATGGAATAagtttgttcatattttttgtaataaaagtAGCAATTGGAATCATAGGGAAAAGACCCATTGCAAATATGAAGCAAGGCAAATGAGCCCAATACCCCAAAatattcccccctttttttacgataaatgtagtgtttttttccttttatatatatcatatatttatatatgcattTCTAGATGATGAGATCTTTTTTTTGTGGTGTCATTTTCCTTTTCTCTTCATTAATTTCGAAATAATCTTACCAGAACCAACTGAAACATTCAAGTTAAACTTGACCCAGATCTCTCTGCTTTGGATAAAGTTCACTCCCTTTGCCACTTTTGAAGATTTTGAAAGGTCATGCAGTGGATGGCAACATGTCCTTTTCTTTCTTGTCCACTGCAAACCAAGCTCTTGTCTATGTTTAAGGCAAATATGTTTTGAAAAGTTTGAGAGTCTTAGGCCCAAACTGGCACGATTGAGGATTAACAATGATTCTGGTATTGTTATGTCTGTACCacatttaaaaaatctgaaatgATTGGTGGTATCTTTCCtgcattttcttaaaataaataggTTGTCTGTGTCACAGCTCTCATCAAAAATACAACTTTCTCCTTTCTCAGCCATTATCCATCCTTGAAACTATGTCCTTCTGCTCATTTGTTTATTTCCCTCCTTCTAATGTAAACAGTAAATCTACCTTGTGTTTGGAGAGTAGTACAAAGGGAAGTAATCGAAGGTAtaaatttttcagattttttatttttattcaaaaagtttaaaaataatttgcaacGGAAATCCAGTtcaggaattttattttatagtgaAACATAACATTTGaccaaatattgtttcattttgagTGACTTTTGAGGATTTATGGACATTTGAAGTGCAGGCTACAatcaaatttgtgaaaaaaaaactttttttcaatagaaatactaaaaaaattgaaaggcGAAATAAGATTCGACTTGCAGTTAATTTTagtttaaaatcttaattttaagGCATAACAAAAAGATTTGACATGTAATACTTGgaacaattcaatatttttttttttaaatgtccatttTCATCAAGATTTCAAGCAAATTTGGTACCAAAATAGAATTACCCTGTATTTACTGTATTTGAcctatattgtcatttttcaacCATGGGTGTATTAGATGTACTTAATACTTTGTCAGGAAACCAAAATCAGCTGAAAACTCCACCACccctttcataattttttttggattttgcatggttttctggTAGACACCCATTTAATACTAAATTACGGCTTATTATTCTTAAAATCGTTTTGCATACGAttcacaaaacatataaatataaggGAAATTTAAGTTATTTCGGAACATTTTATAGCTGACATTGCAGTATGGGCTTGcacagtgttgaaggccgtacactTATCTTTAGTTGTTACATGTAGTTTTTgtgacatttggtctcttgcggtgagttgtctcataggcaatcataccaccttttCTTTTGTACCCACTTAATTTAACAGCTTTCGTAGCATTATTCAAAACACAAAGAAGATCattcaatttaatatttttaacttgTAAAGACAATCATGTTAGGCTAcctataaagaaaaatatattgtaaatgtaTGTAGAGTAAATTTTCTTCCAATTACAATGAAATAATTACTTGTCATTTAAACCAGACATTTGAAATCTgtcaatatttattaaaaactcagaaaaaaaataaaaaacgagTTTGTTATTACTTgatgttaaaagagggacgaaagataccagagggttagtcaaactcataaatcgaaaattaacgtacaacgccatggcttaaaaaggaaaaaagacaaacaaacaaacaacagtacgcatgacacaacatagaaaactaaagaataagcaacacgatccCGACCAACAATAAGGGGTGatattaggtgctccggaagggtaagcagatcctgctctacttgtgtcacccgtcgtgttaaGTATTTCATAACACGCATGTATTCTCTGCAGCtgttaataaacaaatttaactcagaaatatctttttttaacaatGAGTGGTTAACATAGTACTACCAATAACTCCTAAATCAACATTTATTTGGTTACTGAAATTTAGTTTTTGCTATATCTGTTCATTTTTTATCCAACGATCGGACTTTCCATACTGCAagagataaaaacaaaagtttataactaaatcaaacaaatacaaaattcaataCAAAAATACTGGCGACTACATATTCATTCTAATTTTCTAATGTCACCAGTTGTCTTTTGACGAAAACCAGGTGTATCATATTTTGGTCCTCAGTACTTCGTACTGTTTTACAATGTTATAATTTGTTAAT
This window contains:
- the LOC139498399 gene encoding uncharacterized protein isoform X1; translation: MAEKGESCIFDESCDTDNLFILRKCRKDTTNHFRFFKCGTDITIPESLLILNRASLGLRLSNFSKHICLKHRQELGLQWTRKKRTCCHPLHDLSKSSKVAKGVNFIQSREIWVKFNLNVSVGSGICRRCIEKHKDEVQIATDLKGELREICCFLDNSTEREEAGIVTDENLSEMATMNDINQVAMSIDSEAINTESINTELVSDSIYEEGLELAMCVDSGKQLLSHLHIHMYSKRHI
- the LOC139498399 gene encoding uncharacterized protein isoform X2; this encodes MAEKGESCIFDESCDTDNLFILRKCRKDTTNHFRFFKCGTDITIPESLLILNRASLGLRLSNFSKHICLKHRQELGLQWTRKKRTCCHPLHDLSKSSKVAKGVNFIQSREIWVKFNLNVSVGSGICRRCIEKHKDEVQIATDLKGELREICCFLDNSTEREEAGIVTDENLSEMATMNDINQVAMSIDSEAINTESINTELVSDSIYEEGLELAMCVDSDIW